One Mycolicibacterium crocinum DNA window includes the following coding sequences:
- a CDS encoding DUF3566 domain-containing protein, with translation MSAPNEPGQPGPSEGPGNGNGSAERAGTRPGANGGAGEAPPWQRGATRARQGGAPQRPAPEGQGQPRQAPPAGPPANIEQRVNRFISGTAAPDLSGAGGPQQEQRPEPRTEAVRPESRPEPRPEPRTESVRPEGYASELPDLSGSAPPKPVAQQRKPAPEQPSRPAGAASRIQVAAGRSRGPVRASMQIRHIDPWSALKVSLLLSVALFFVWMIAVAFLYLVLGGMGVWSKLNSNVGDLLTATSGGGGELVSSGTIFGGAALIGLVNIVLLTAMATVGAFIYNLSTDIVGGIEVTLADRD, from the coding sequence GTGAGCGCACCGAACGAGCCGGGTCAACCCGGCCCGAGCGAGGGTCCGGGTAACGGGAACGGCTCGGCCGAGCGGGCCGGCACCCGACCGGGTGCCAACGGTGGGGCAGGCGAGGCCCCGCCGTGGCAGCGCGGTGCCACGCGAGCGCGGCAGGGTGGTGCACCACAGCGACCGGCGCCCGAAGGACAGGGACAGCCTCGGCAGGCGCCGCCGGCGGGTCCGCCGGCGAACATCGAGCAGCGGGTGAACCGGTTCATCAGCGGCACGGCGGCCCCCGATCTGTCCGGCGCGGGTGGGCCGCAGCAGGAGCAGCGGCCGGAGCCGCGCACCGAGGCCGTGCGCCCGGAGTCGCGTCCCGAACCCAGGCCGGAGCCGCGCACCGAGTCTGTCCGCCCGGAGGGCTACGCCAGCGAGCTACCCGATCTGTCCGGATCGGCCCCGCCAAAGCCGGTCGCCCAGCAACGCAAACCTGCTCCGGAGCAGCCGTCGCGACCGGCGGGCGCAGCCTCTCGCATCCAGGTGGCCGCGGGTCGTTCGCGCGGCCCGGTGCGGGCAAGCATGCAGATCCGGCACATAGATCCGTGGAGCGCGCTGAAGGTGTCGCTGCTGCTGTCGGTGGCGCTGTTCTTCGTGTGGATGATCGCGGTGGCGTTCCTCTATCTCGTGCTCGGCGGTATGGGCGTGTGGAGCAAGCTGAACAGCAACGTGGGTGACCTATTGACGGCCACCAGCGGTGGCGGCGGTGAGCTGGTATCCAGCGGGACGATCTTCGGCGGCGCAGCACTGATCGGTCTGGTCAACATCGTGTTGCTGACGGCGATGGCCACGGTGGGAGCGTTCATCTACAACCTCAGCACCGACATCGTCGGCGGTATCGAGGTCACGTTGGCCGACCGCGACTAG
- a CDS encoding site-specific integrase, whose translation MATIEKYGTSSGATRYRVRYRTPDRRQTDKRGFRTKRDAEAWANQLEVDKRRGAYVAPAAGRVQLGEYAREWLGSKHKLKPSTRARYQAVPDTFIADHAAVAIGDVSRQLVREWVADLSRTHAPASVHKAIGVLRQVLAMAVAENRLVMNPVDGVELPSVESVEQRFLTLEQLHSLAAAAGEHRPLVYVLGTCGLRFGEVAELRWRDLDLQKLQIRISRSVTLVENKFVVGTPKNGKGRTVSLPAFVADLLVPGEPDALAFPDSQGGHMRGANVRRRWWSDAVAAAELFPHIEKNSAGELVTVCDFKLHELRHTAASLAIQAGANIKSLQNMLGHESAALTLDRYGHLYGSDVEAVGVAINALLTRECGQSVGTDAA comes from the coding sequence ATGGCGACGATCGAAAAGTACGGAACTAGCAGTGGCGCAACGCGTTACCGGGTTCGGTATCGCACACCCGACCGCAGGCAGACGGACAAGCGTGGGTTCCGGACGAAGCGTGACGCTGAGGCGTGGGCCAATCAGTTGGAGGTCGACAAGCGGCGTGGCGCCTACGTTGCTCCGGCGGCCGGTCGGGTGCAGTTGGGGGAGTATGCGCGGGAGTGGCTTGGGTCGAAGCACAAGTTGAAGCCGTCAACCAGAGCTCGGTATCAGGCGGTGCCGGATACGTTCATTGCCGATCACGCGGCGGTGGCGATCGGCGACGTGAGTCGGCAGTTGGTGCGGGAGTGGGTCGCGGATCTGAGCCGCACGCACGCGCCCGCTTCCGTGCACAAAGCGATCGGTGTGCTGCGCCAGGTGCTGGCGATGGCGGTGGCTGAGAACCGGTTGGTGATGAATCCGGTCGATGGCGTGGAGTTGCCCTCGGTGGAGTCGGTCGAGCAGCGGTTCCTGACCTTGGAGCAGCTACACTCGCTGGCGGCTGCCGCCGGGGAGCATCGGCCCCTGGTGTACGTGCTCGGGACGTGCGGGCTGCGGTTCGGCGAAGTGGCGGAGCTCCGCTGGCGGGATCTCGATCTTCAGAAGTTGCAGATCCGCATCAGCAGATCGGTGACACTCGTCGAGAACAAGTTCGTCGTCGGCACTCCGAAGAACGGTAAAGGCCGGACGGTGAGCCTGCCCGCGTTCGTCGCCGATCTCCTGGTGCCGGGAGAGCCCGATGCATTGGCGTTCCCCGACTCGCAGGGCGGTCATATGCGTGGGGCGAATGTGCGGCGCCGTTGGTGGTCGGACGCCGTCGCGGCGGCCGAGCTGTTCCCTCACATCGAGAAGAACTCGGCCGGGGAGCTGGTCACGGTCTGCGACTTCAAGCTCCACGAGTTGAGGCACACCGCAGCGAGCTTGGCGATCCAGGCTGGAGCGAATATCAAGAGCCTGCAGAACATGCTGGGACACGAGTCTGCGGCGCTAACGCTGGACCGCTACGGGCACCTGTACGGATCGGATGTCGAGGCTGTTGGCGTGGCAATCAACGCGCTTTTAACTCGGGAGTGTGGGCAAAGTGTGGGCACGGACGCCGCGTGA
- a CDS encoding helix-turn-helix domain-containing protein, with translation MTVTRPLAEVVGANCKRWRNQIGLTQDKFAEFARMVGLRWTASAVGDFEAGRSSPSLATVIAVAVALQIAFGRTASLNSDDEFVGVLLDIDARSAPTLADIVGTEVDWIDVNGVLRPPAEDLFKLFRGGVVHGYGGPTEEEWDGIDEVAERGRQFRADLVAHAGVADKRMARQIGISVSDLMVRSIRLWGRTFSEERDQRAGPDANQQKKGRITREMRAELERGSS, from the coding sequence GTGACGGTGACAAGGCCCTTGGCTGAGGTGGTTGGTGCGAACTGCAAACGGTGGCGTAATCAGATCGGGCTGACGCAGGACAAGTTCGCTGAATTCGCGCGCATGGTCGGCCTCCGATGGACGGCCTCGGCGGTCGGAGATTTCGAGGCTGGTCGCTCAAGCCCCTCATTGGCAACGGTGATCGCGGTGGCGGTGGCTCTTCAAATTGCGTTTGGCAGAACCGCGTCACTCAATTCCGACGACGAATTCGTCGGTGTGTTGCTTGATATTGATGCGAGGAGCGCCCCCACGCTCGCAGACATTGTTGGCACCGAAGTTGACTGGATCGACGTCAACGGCGTGCTGAGACCGCCGGCGGAGGACCTGTTCAAGCTGTTCCGCGGCGGAGTCGTACATGGATACGGAGGTCCCACGGAGGAGGAGTGGGATGGGATTGATGAGGTGGCTGAGCGAGGCCGTCAGTTCCGGGCCGACTTGGTGGCGCACGCCGGTGTGGCCGACAAGCGGATGGCGCGGCAAATCGGAATCAGCGTTAGTGACCTCATGGTCCGGTCAATTCGGCTGTGGGGCAGAACTTTCAGCGAGGAGCGGGACCAGCGAGCAGGGCCTGACGCCAATCAGCAGAAGAAGGGTCGGATCACGCGCGAAATGCGAGCTGAGTTAGAGAGAGGCTCTAGTTAA
- a CDS encoding DNA-binding protein produces MTKPPTAVGAVVADLVAEMEKQVPEHLLPHVAKPEHVAAVMHTTVDALAQDRYRRRGLPWVKISGRVRYLRADVLRFLADNRFGGAA; encoded by the coding sequence ATGACGAAACCTCCCACCGCGGTCGGCGCAGTCGTCGCCGACCTGGTGGCTGAAATGGAGAAACAGGTGCCCGAGCACCTACTCCCACATGTCGCCAAACCCGAGCATGTCGCTGCCGTCATGCACACCACGGTCGACGCACTCGCTCAGGATCGCTACCGCCGTCGTGGGTTGCCCTGGGTGAAGATCTCAGGCCGAGTCAGGTATCTCAGGGCTGATGTTCTGAGGTTCCTGGCTGATAACCGTTTTGGCGGCGCGGCCTGA
- a CDS encoding DUF2742 domain-containing protein translates to MTGTFDNEETPAQRGGTPSSREISWYSTFLFAERYASNHDVALHDLPIPGTPTWCGMPDDDARKLMALVLGGVREALNHDAVQEKLIDASHEVAAAAKWISDHDRFITNRGDSYIQRKVS, encoded by the coding sequence GTGACCGGCACTTTCGACAACGAGGAGACCCCCGCCCAGCGCGGGGGTACTCCCTCCTCGCGTGAAATCAGCTGGTACTCAACGTTCCTCTTCGCCGAGCGGTACGCGAGCAACCACGACGTCGCACTCCACGACCTGCCCATTCCAGGCACCCCGACCTGGTGTGGCATGCCAGACGATGATGCCCGCAAGCTGATGGCACTGGTCCTCGGCGGCGTTCGGGAGGCGCTAAATCACGATGCCGTCCAGGAGAAGCTGATCGACGCCTCCCACGAGGTCGCAGCAGCAGCCAAGTGGATTTCTGACCACGACCGGTTCATCACCAACCGCGGAGACAGCTACATCCAGAGAAAGGTTTCCTGA
- a CDS encoding AbrB/MazE/SpoVT family DNA-binding domain-containing protein, whose product MPSLDGPHPVSSKLQVRLPIRIAKQLRIQGGDQFYWRVSDDEPDILQLLPAEVVERRYNAGERMEAAEREVAQELRVDDAQTHRPRGE is encoded by the coding sequence GTGCCCTCGCTCGATGGTCCACATCCGGTCAGCTCCAAGTTGCAGGTCCGGCTGCCCATCCGTATTGCGAAGCAACTCCGCATCCAGGGCGGCGATCAGTTCTATTGGCGAGTCAGCGACGACGAGCCAGACATCCTGCAGCTGTTGCCGGCCGAAGTCGTCGAGCGGCGCTACAACGCGGGCGAGCGTATGGAAGCCGCCGAGCGGGAGGTGGCGCAGGAACTGCGTGTCGACGACGCCCAGACACATCGGCCTCGTGGCGAATAG
- a CDS encoding DUF3800 domain-containing protein, whose amino-acid sequence MILAYVDETGDTGNPELAGSSGCYGLGCVLVETERWSESFEAVLGLRRNIRSRYRVGVRKELKANYLIRGSAHLRPLNLSPNDRHVIYRSHFRVLHQMAPLGVRAFGVVIDKEMSAWSSPQDTFDNAWITLLQRLERTSTKRRVELMVVHDEGEDKRVMQAVRKARRHLPAGLHWGTGSVVNPARYFVEDAVSRSSANSYFIQMADLVAYAAWRTHQHPGRGAALVCPHTMWNLLGDAIHTPVTSIKAGPAPGVVLR is encoded by the coding sequence GTGATCCTCGCGTATGTCGATGAAACCGGCGACACCGGCAACCCCGAACTGGCCGGTTCCTCTGGGTGCTACGGCCTCGGCTGCGTGCTCGTCGAGACAGAGAGGTGGTCAGAGAGCTTCGAGGCGGTGTTGGGCCTCCGGCGAAACATCCGGTCGCGGTACCGCGTTGGGGTTCGCAAGGAACTCAAAGCGAACTATCTGATTCGCGGGAGCGCACACCTTCGCCCGCTGAACCTCTCACCAAACGATCGCCACGTGATCTATCGCAGCCACTTCCGGGTCCTTCACCAAATGGCCCCACTCGGGGTCCGCGCCTTCGGCGTAGTGATCGACAAAGAGATGTCCGCATGGAGTTCTCCCCAGGACACTTTTGACAATGCCTGGATCACGCTGCTCCAGCGCTTGGAACGGACGTCCACCAAGCGCAGGGTTGAGCTGATGGTGGTGCACGACGAGGGCGAGGATAAACGGGTCATGCAGGCAGTCCGGAAGGCCCGCCGCCATCTACCCGCGGGTCTGCACTGGGGGACCGGGAGCGTGGTCAACCCCGCCAGGTACTTCGTCGAAGACGCCGTCTCGAGATCGTCGGCCAATTCGTACTTCATCCAGATGGCCGACCTAGTGGCATACGCCGCGTGGCGCACCCACCAACATCCCGGCCGCGGAGCCGCGTTGGTGTGCCCCCACACGATGTGGAACCTTCTCGGCGACGCGATCCACACGCCTGTCACAAGCATCAAGGCTGGGCCAGCGCCCGGCGTCGTGCTGCGGTGA
- a CDS encoding WXG100 family type VII secretion target produces MVYLTGFRTVVAGIHGSAALNGDEMSLKVNIEDLAASGVAVTGHGEDVAAKHAAADGRIDAATAGWQGASAAAIAILSEQWSATTSALVTRLSDHAQGLHTSAQAFAEMEARHSQALQQPARAANAIAGKTDQ; encoded by the coding sequence GTGGTCTACCTGACTGGTTTCCGCACCGTAGTTGCTGGTATCCATGGTTCAGCAGCTCTGAACGGGGATGAGATGTCGCTCAAGGTCAATATCGAAGATTTGGCTGCGTCCGGTGTTGCCGTTACCGGGCACGGGGAGGATGTAGCCGCCAAGCATGCGGCCGCGGATGGGCGCATCGATGCGGCGACGGCGGGTTGGCAGGGGGCTTCCGCTGCGGCAATCGCGATTCTCTCGGAGCAGTGGTCGGCTACGACCAGCGCGTTGGTAACCCGGCTCAGCGACCACGCCCAGGGTCTGCACACGAGCGCCCAGGCTTTCGCGGAGATGGAGGCCCGTCACAGTCAAGCGCTTCAACAGCCAGCACGGGCCGCCAACGCGATCGCCGGCAAGACAGACCAGTAA
- a CDS encoding glycohydrolase toxin TNT-related protein (This protein contains a domain related to Tuberculosis Necrotizing Toxin, which is the C-terminal effector domain of outer membrane channel protein CpnT, and which has a lethal NAD+-glycohydrolase activity.): protein MTLTVADIERWNAGDVREVFNAAASRAQAAFDAADGLATLPAFNSWGGESADAAKVAIGQTRRDLDSHGNEALFVANAARGAADGIDKIKAELAALKADAESLNMEIDPVADVVVPGPKVRNPMEAELKQAQLQPRLNKILAEANQVDLTLANAINMASGKAPIPSSPGNPKSPNGLPDPRGIDGSTTGEGASHPRSLEDMLLPAGGEPGGTDSRPSLQDLLTGSAGKPVSQPADVNAALDQLAGAAVPTNMPKPVEFSAKEIESFKTSARAVLASEGMPPEQIESTLSGMVARAQAMGWNFPEYKPPEPARMPAPGFGEGFGDAWRNTEQGIKNLLGQGGPGAPGVLESWKAVAQGISETATNPVHAVVGEVKSALDSPSAAYYAGEKTFDVASVAATAPFGMEGAAVRAGLPAELVTEGGIPLSVMRGYDPLGGMHPTEFDNLFGPAGSRIFPENDGFPPGYVPQPANLPAGTIIDRIGSEYGSYLAPDGTPFGGRAIMPESVGGEYNRYMLTGKPLPPGWQILEGPIQPWFGQTPTPGVPQYMVVGPDGARVPVRDLLEEGVLDRAGPPLGR, encoded by the coding sequence GTGACTCTGACGGTTGCCGATATCGAGCGCTGGAACGCCGGCGACGTGCGGGAGGTGTTCAATGCCGCGGCGAGTCGCGCGCAAGCCGCTTTCGACGCGGCCGACGGGTTGGCAACTCTGCCGGCATTCAACAGCTGGGGTGGAGAATCTGCCGACGCTGCCAAGGTAGCGATCGGCCAGACCCGCAGGGACCTCGACTCTCACGGCAACGAGGCGTTGTTCGTCGCGAACGCAGCTCGCGGTGCGGCCGACGGTATAGACAAGATCAAGGCGGAACTGGCGGCCCTCAAAGCCGACGCCGAATCGCTGAACATGGAGATCGACCCGGTAGCAGACGTTGTCGTGCCCGGGCCGAAGGTCCGCAACCCGATGGAGGCTGAACTCAAGCAGGCTCAGCTGCAACCGCGACTGAACAAGATCCTTGCTGAGGCCAACCAGGTTGACCTGACGCTCGCTAACGCGATCAACATGGCCAGCGGTAAGGCGCCGATTCCATCCTCGCCCGGAAACCCCAAGAGCCCTAACGGCTTACCTGACCCACGTGGAATTGATGGGAGCACAACCGGTGAGGGAGCGTCGCACCCCCGCTCCCTTGAGGACATGCTGCTCCCGGCCGGCGGAGAACCCGGCGGGACGGACTCCCGGCCGAGCCTGCAGGACTTGCTAACCGGTTCGGCGGGGAAGCCAGTGAGCCAGCCGGCGGATGTGAACGCAGCACTTGATCAGCTGGCCGGGGCTGCGGTCCCGACCAATATGCCCAAGCCGGTCGAATTCTCTGCCAAGGAGATCGAATCCTTCAAGACATCGGCAAGAGCGGTCTTGGCGAGCGAGGGCATGCCACCAGAACAGATCGAGTCGACGTTGTCCGGGATGGTTGCTCGAGCGCAAGCAATGGGATGGAACTTCCCCGAGTACAAGCCTCCCGAGCCGGCGCGCATGCCTGCGCCAGGTTTCGGCGAGGGATTCGGTGATGCCTGGCGCAACACCGAGCAGGGAATCAAGAACCTGCTGGGCCAGGGCGGTCCGGGAGCACCCGGTGTTCTGGAGTCGTGGAAAGCTGTGGCCCAGGGGATTTCAGAAACCGCCACCAACCCGGTGCATGCGGTCGTCGGCGAGGTCAAGAGCGCGTTGGACTCGCCAAGCGCTGCCTACTATGCCGGTGAGAAGACTTTCGACGTGGCTTCGGTCGCGGCGACCGCTCCATTCGGGATGGAGGGCGCAGCGGTACGTGCCGGCCTTCCCGCCGAGCTCGTCACGGAAGGCGGGATTCCGCTATCGGTCATGCGCGGGTACGACCCGTTAGGCGGCATGCACCCGACAGAGTTCGACAATCTATTCGGACCGGCAGGGTCTCGGATATTTCCAGAGAACGACGGGTTTCCGCCAGGCTATGTGCCGCAACCCGCCAACCTCCCCGCGGGAACGATCATCGACAGGATCGGATCTGAGTACGGAAGTTACCTTGCACCGGACGGCACCCCTTTTGGCGGCAGGGCTATCATGCCGGAAAGCGTTGGCGGGGAATATAATCGGTACATGCTTACCGGCAAGCCGCTTCCCCCTGGATGGCAGATCTTGGAGGGACCGATACAACCATGGTTCGGACAAACGCCAACACCGGGTGTGCCGCAGTACATGGTCGTTGGCCCTGATGGAGCAAGGGTCCCGGTGCGGGACCTTCTTGAAGAGGGTGTGCTTGACCGTGCGGGGCCTCCCCTTGGACGCTAG
- a CDS encoding MlaE family ABC transporter permease, whose product MVSADNVLKPIRSVGDFYAVALDALVAMFKPPFAWREFFLQTWFVARVAVVPTMLLAIPFTVLVVFTINVLLTEFGATDFSGTGAASAAVTEIGPIVTVLVVAGTGATAMCADLGARTIRDELDALRVMGVDPVHRLVVPRVLAATIVAVSLVALVTFVGLVGSFSFAVSVQHVTPGAFAAGLTLFTGLPDIILGLVKGALFGMAAALIACYKGMSVRRGPQGVGNAVNETVVYSFIALFVINIVATAVYYTSAK is encoded by the coding sequence GTGGTGTCAGCCGACAACGTTCTCAAACCGATTCGTTCGGTCGGCGACTTCTATGCCGTCGCGTTGGACGCGCTCGTCGCGATGTTCAAACCGCCCTTCGCCTGGCGTGAGTTCTTTTTGCAGACGTGGTTCGTGGCGCGCGTGGCGGTTGTGCCGACGATGTTGTTGGCCATCCCGTTCACCGTCCTCGTCGTCTTCACCATCAACGTCCTGCTGACCGAGTTCGGCGCCACGGACTTCTCTGGCACCGGGGCTGCCAGCGCCGCGGTCACCGAGATCGGGCCGATCGTGACCGTGCTCGTCGTCGCCGGCACCGGAGCCACGGCCATGTGCGCGGACCTCGGCGCCCGCACCATCCGCGACGAGCTCGACGCCCTACGCGTCATGGGCGTCGACCCGGTGCATCGCCTGGTGGTGCCGCGGGTACTTGCGGCCACCATCGTCGCCGTGTCGCTGGTGGCGTTGGTGACCTTCGTCGGCCTGGTCGGCTCGTTCAGTTTCGCCGTATCCGTCCAGCACGTCACCCCGGGCGCGTTCGCCGCGGGTCTCACCCTGTTCACCGGGCTACCCGACATCATCCTGGGCTTGGTCAAGGGCGCGCTGTTCGGCATGGCGGCCGCACTGATCGCCTGCTACAAGGGCATGTCGGTTCGGCGGGGACCTCAAGGGGTCGGCAACGCCGTCAACGAGACGGTCGTGTACTCGTTCATTGCGCTGTTCGTCATCAACATCGTCGCGACCGCCGTCTACTACACGAGCGCGAAATGA
- a CDS encoding ABC transporter permease produces the protein MTAVRGHSGWPEAVQGVIDGWNRIGMQIKFNARSVREMGIAVTRYHTEILRLIAQMSLGTGALALIGGTVVVVGFLTLATGAVIAVQGYNELSGIGVEAMTGFISAYVNVRIISPAVAGIGLAATIGAGATAQLGAMRIADEIDALEVMAVRSVAYLVSTRVIAGVVVVIPLYCVAMVCAFLAARFGTTGFYGQSTGVYDHYFNTFLNSTDLLWSFFTVVLMGIAVMLVHTYYGYTATGGPAGVGEAVGHSVRTSLIVLTLLLLAVAMSIYGQSGNFHLSG, from the coding sequence ATGACCGCAGTCCGAGGGCATTCCGGATGGCCGGAGGCGGTGCAGGGCGTCATTGATGGCTGGAACCGGATCGGTATGCAGATCAAGTTCAACGCCCGATCCGTGCGTGAGATGGGAATAGCGGTCACTCGCTACCACACCGAGATTCTGCGGCTGATCGCCCAAATGAGCTTGGGCACAGGCGCGTTGGCCCTGATCGGTGGGACCGTGGTGGTTGTCGGATTCCTCACCCTGGCCACCGGTGCAGTGATCGCTGTGCAGGGCTATAACGAACTCTCGGGGATCGGCGTCGAGGCGATGACCGGCTTCATCTCGGCCTACGTCAATGTCCGTATCATCTCTCCCGCCGTCGCCGGAATCGGGTTGGCGGCCACGATCGGGGCGGGAGCGACGGCCCAACTGGGGGCGATGCGGATCGCCGACGAGATCGACGCGCTCGAGGTGATGGCCGTTCGCTCCGTCGCCTATCTGGTGTCCACGCGCGTGATCGCCGGGGTCGTCGTGGTGATTCCGCTGTACTGCGTGGCGATGGTGTGTGCCTTTCTGGCGGCCAGGTTCGGCACGACGGGGTTCTACGGCCAGTCCACCGGGGTCTACGACCACTACTTCAACACCTTCCTCAACTCGACGGACCTGCTCTGGTCGTTCTTCACCGTCGTGCTGATGGGCATCGCCGTCATGCTGGTGCACACCTACTACGGCTACACGGCCACTGGTGGACCCGCGGGAGTCGGTGAGGCCGTTGGCCACAGCGTGCGCACATCGCTGATCGTGTTGACTCTGCTGTTGCTGGCGGTGGCGATGTCCATCTACGGACAGTCCGGCAACTTTCACCTCTCGGGGTAG
- a CDS encoding MCE family protein has product MSEQREEGMAPGWWTLIFAATTIAAIVSTTALFSGSLREYVSVTLTSDRAGLVMDRGAKVKLRGVQIGRVGHVSGGRNGVNLDLEIQPDQLRFIPANVTARIRAGTLFSGKFVELVYPSDPSPQRLAAGAVIQTDNVSTEINTLFRDVADILNRVDPAKLQSVLAALAEGLRGHGEVIGRTITDTNDVMAQLNARTDTITADRRSIRDLTDTYSAAAQHILTALDAAGVTSATLAANAQPLDALLTGVIGMSRSGIDLLGASQTNITAAVTAFESTARLLLKYNPTYTCTLVGAKKALDTGYLDATGGANGKSLILDSALLFGPDAYRYPQNLPIIGAKGGPGGTPGCGSLPDVAANWPVRQLITNTGWGTGLDIRPNPGIGFPGYADYFPVTRGVPEPPSVRYPGGPAPGPIPYPGAPPYGATLYAPDGTPLWPGLPAAPPPGAAPEPGPPPPGSEPFTAPAPAQLQPTPAPAAP; this is encoded by the coding sequence ATGTCGGAACAGCGCGAAGAAGGGATGGCACCGGGCTGGTGGACGCTGATCTTCGCGGCCACCACCATCGCTGCGATCGTGTCGACCACGGCGCTGTTCTCCGGCTCGCTGCGCGAGTACGTATCGGTGACGTTGACCTCGGACCGTGCCGGGTTGGTGATGGACCGCGGGGCGAAAGTGAAGCTCCGTGGGGTCCAGATCGGTCGGGTCGGCCACGTCAGCGGCGGACGCAACGGGGTGAATCTGGACCTCGAAATACAGCCGGACCAACTGAGATTCATTCCGGCGAACGTGACGGCCCGCATCCGGGCCGGCACGCTGTTCAGCGGCAAGTTCGTCGAGCTGGTCTACCCCAGCGATCCCAGCCCGCAGCGCCTGGCCGCCGGTGCTGTCATCCAGACCGACAACGTGAGCACCGAGATCAACACCCTGTTCCGCGACGTCGCCGACATCCTCAACCGGGTCGACCCGGCCAAACTTCAGTCCGTGCTGGCCGCGCTGGCCGAGGGACTGCGTGGCCACGGTGAGGTGATCGGCCGGACCATCACCGACACCAACGACGTCATGGCACAGCTCAACGCCCGCACCGACACCATCACCGCCGACCGCCGATCGATCCGCGACCTCACCGACACCTACAGCGCTGCCGCCCAGCACATCCTGACCGCGCTCGACGCCGCAGGTGTCACCAGCGCCACCCTCGCCGCCAACGCACAACCGCTGGACGCGTTGCTCACCGGCGTCATCGGAATGTCGCGCAGCGGAATCGATCTCCTCGGGGCGAGTCAAACCAACATCACCGCAGCGGTGACCGCGTTCGAGTCCACCGCCCGGCTATTGCTGAAGTACAACCCGACGTATACGTGCACGCTGGTGGGCGCCAAGAAGGCGCTGGACACCGGCTACCTGGACGCAACCGGCGGCGCCAACGGCAAATCGCTGATCCTCGACAGCGCGCTATTGTTCGGGCCCGACGCCTATCGATACCCACAGAACCTGCCGATCATCGGGGCGAAAGGCGGGCCGGGAGGCACCCCGGGCTGCGGATCACTGCCCGATGTCGCAGCGAATTGGCCAGTGCGCCAGCTCATTACGAATACCGGCTGGGGAACCGGCCTGGACATCCGGCCGAACCCGGGAATCGGGTTCCCCGGATATGCCGACTATTTCCCGGTCACCCGGGGAGTGCCCGAACCGCCGAGTGTCCGCTATCCCGGTGGTCCCGCGCCCGGACCCATCCCCTATCCGGGCGCTCCGCCGTACGGTGCGACGCTGTACGCCCCCGACGGAACACCGCTGTGGCCGGGCCTGCCGGCAGCGCCGCCGCCGGGCGCCGCTCCGGAGCCGGGTCCACCACCTCCGGGCTCCGAACCTTTTACCGCGCCTGCGCCCGCGCAGCTGCAGCCGACACCCGCGCCGGCGGCACCATGA